The DNA region GGTCGCTGAGCAGCTGGCCCGATCCGCAGGCCATCGTCCAGCCCAGCGTGCCGTGTCCGGTGTTGGTCCACAGGTTTTTATACGGCGTGCGGCCCACGATCGGCGTGCCGTCCGGGGTCATCGGACGCAGCCCGGTCCAGAACGTTGCCTGCTCAACAAAGCCGCCGCGCGGGAAGAGATCGCCCACCACCATCTCCAGCGTTTCACGACGCGGCTGCAGCAGCTCGGTGTTGAAGCCAACAATCTCCGCCATGCCGCCAACGCGGATGCGGTTATCGAAGCGGGTAATGGCGATTTTGTAGGTTTCATCCAGGATGGTCGACACCGGAGCGCCGCTCTCTTCTTTTACCGGAATGGTCAGCGAGTAGCCCTTCAGCGGGTAGACCGGAATATCGAGAATGCCTTTCAGCATCGCGGTGGAGTACGAACCAAACGCCATGACGTAGGCATCGGCTTTGATCACCTCGTCGCCGCACTTCACGCCGTAAATTTTTTCCCCTTCCGACAGCAGCTTGTCGATCGCGGTGTTAAAGCGGAACTTCACTCCCGCCTGCTCGCACATCTGCGCCAGACGTTGGGTAAAGAGCTGGCAGTCGCCGGTTTCGTCATTCGGCAGGCGCAGGCCGCCCGTCAGCTTATGCGCCACCTCCGCCAGAGCAGGCTCCACCTGCCCCAGCTGGCTGGCGTCCAGCAGCTGATACGGAACGCCGGCATCTTCCAGCACGGCGATATCGCGGGTGGCGTTTTCGTACTGTTGTTCAGTGCGGAACAGCTGCAGCGTCCCGCCCTGGCGGCCTTCATACTCAATGCCCGTCGACGCGCGCAGCGCTTTCAGGCAGTCACGGCTGTATTCCGCCAGGCGCACCATACGCCCTTTGTTTTCCATGTAGTGGCGAGTGTCGCAGTTGCGCAGCATCTGCCACATCCACTTCAGCTGGAACGGCGTGCCGTCAAGGCTGATGGCCAGCGGCGCGTGGCGCTGAAACATCCATTTAATCGCCTTCAGCGGAACGCCCGGCGCAGCCCACGGTGCCGCATAGCCGGGAGAGATTTGCCCGGCGTTTGCCGCGCTGGTTTCAAGCGCCGGACCGGATTCACGATCGATAACGGTGACGTCATGTCCCGCCTGGCTTAAATACCAGGCGCTGGTTACCCCAACGACACCACTTCCCAGTATGACAACACGCATAGCCACTCCATTATGTGCAAAAGAACAATCTTCTAATTACAGATTGATAACCTAGTTGAAAATATTATTCAACATACGACTTTTTTATGGTGACTTACCTCACACATCCCCCAGCATCAGGGGATAGCGCTAATTTGGGATCTCCTGCTGCGCGTTATTTTTAACCAGCATAATATGCTGAGTGATGCCGTTTTTTTGCCGTATCAAAAACGCGAAATCGCAAAGAAAAAATTTCTGCCCCAGCACGCTTTTTAACACGTTGATCTATGCTTGAAAGGAGGCTCTCCAGACAGAGAGAGCACCCACAACGAGGGCGCGCTAATGGCTACTATTGATTCCCTGAACAAGGACAACACACGTCTCAGCGATGGACCCGACTGGACCTTCGAGCTGCTGGATGTCTACCTCGCCGAAATCGACCGGGTCGCAAAACTCTATCGTCTGGATACCTATCCCCATCAGATTGAAGTCATTACGTCCGAACAGATGATGGATGCCTACTCCAGCGTCGGGATGCCGATTAA from Enterobacter chengduensis includes:
- a CDS encoding D-amino acid dehydrogenase translates to MRVVILGSGVVGVTSAWYLSQAGHDVTVIDRESGPALETSAANAGQISPGYAAPWAAPGVPLKAIKWMFQRHAPLAISLDGTPFQLKWMWQMLRNCDTRHYMENKGRMVRLAEYSRDCLKALRASTGIEYEGRQGGTLQLFRTEQQYENATRDIAVLEDAGVPYQLLDASQLGQVEPALAEVAHKLTGGLRLPNDETGDCQLFTQRLAQMCEQAGVKFRFNTAIDKLLSEGEKIYGVKCGDEVIKADAYVMAFGSYSTAMLKGILDIPVYPLKGYSLTIPVKEESGAPVSTILDETYKIAITRFDNRIRVGGMAEIVGFNTELLQPRRETLEMVVGDLFPRGGFVEQATFWTGLRPMTPDGTPIVGRTPYKNLWTNTGHGTLGWTMACGSGQLLSDLISGRTPAIPFDDLSAARYQSGFTPSRPQHLHGAHS